The Acidobacteriaceae bacterium nucleotide sequence CTGGCCGAGCGCGATAGCTTCGCGGAGACGGAGGATTGCAATCTCCACAGGCTTGTTGTACTGAACGATTAGCTCGGGTGTATGGACGTTGTCATCCGTCGCCCAGAAAGATGATTCGTTCCCATCGACAAGGCAAGCAGCGCTATAACGTTTTTCTTGGCCCCGAACGTTTGAGGGGATGAGTAATGCTTCCGCCGCAAGATTTCGGCTGAACATCTTCTCGATACGCTCATGAAATATGGCTCCAGACGTTGCATCTTGAGGAGCTATACGTCCTTTGCGGTTGGACGGGAAGTTCAAGAGCAGGCTAGCGCCTTTCCCTACCGATTCGAAGTAAAGGTCAACAAGGTTATCGGGTGTGCGAACTTCGTCGTCTTCTGATAAGTGATAGAACCAGCCAGGGCGAATGGAGACATCGCACTCTGCTGGCTTCCATTGATCTCCAAAACGAACCCCGTTCGGAGGCTCCAAGTTCGTATCTGCTGAAGCATGAATGTCCTCTGCTTGATGCCCTTTGACTTTTGGTGTGCCGTAGGTCGCCCAGCAGGTATTAGCGGCGATGCCTTTTTCGTTACCAATCCAGCGGATATCACCTGTCTTTCCGAAAATAACAGCATCCGGTTGAAGACGACGAACGATGTTCACAATCGTTGGCCACTGGTAGTACGTGGCTTTGTCGATAAGGCGCTTCTCTCTTGCGCCGCCGTAGTAGCCATCTCCGCCATTTGCACCGTCGAACCATATCTCAAAAATGGGTCCGTAGTTCGAAAGAAGCTCGGTGATCTGTGCTCGATAGATGGGCAAGTACTCAGGTTTGCCATAGTATGCGTTGTTGCGGTCCCAAGGGGAGACGTACACGCCAAATTTGAGGCCATGCTGACGAGCAGCAACTGATATGTCTCGAACGACATCGCCTTTGCCGTCTTGCCACGAACTATGGCGGATGGAGTGTTCCGTCGTCTTTGTGGGCCAGAGGCAGAAGCCGTCATGATGCTTGCAGGTGAGTATGACCGCCTTCATACCGGCTCGCTTGAGATCGAGAACAATTGAATCGGCGTCGAAATCTGTCGGGCTGAAAAGGTTGGGGTCTTCGTCGCCGCTGCCCCACTCACGATCGGTGAAAGTGTTCACCGTGAAGTGTAGAAAGGCATAGGTTTCGAGCTTATGCCACGCGAGTTGCCTGCTAGAGGGCAAAGCTCCAAACGGTTGTAAAAGCTGACGCTCCGTAGGCTCCGCCGGCAAGTAGCGGCTGGCTAAGGAGAGAGTTACCCCGGCGAGAAGCTGGCGACGTGTTGTGTGCAATGCCATTCCTTAGTGTTCTGAGAGGATGTCAAGCTCAAGATAGTCGACTAGTGAGACCATCGCCTGAGGGGTATGCTAAACAGAAATAATAGGGTGGGCCTATAAACGCGACAATATGTCAAAAGATATACTTCCTGCTTCTCGAGAGAGCATCACTCATCGATTGTGCAGAACCACAAAAAGTGTGTTGAGCGCTGCGTTACATTAAGAATCGATAGGCACAAAACGGAGGCCTAAAAGGCACCCGAAAGATGCAGGCGGATGCAGATGGCATTGCGATCTCTAATTGCAATAAGAAAAGCCAAGTCGCAATCAAGGCACTACGGGAATAATTATTTAAAATGGTTGACCCCGACTTAAGCCAGATTGCATACATTTTGCTACAACACCTAGAATCTGACTCTTAGAAACCAAATTAAAATGGTCTTCATCGAGTTCCAGCGCGAATCTGAGCATGTTCGCAGTGACTTCGTGGACCCGAGAGCAGGAAGTGATGCGTCGGAGTTGGCAGTGGAATCTCGTTTTGCAGGTAGGAATTGTCTGTGTTGGGATGATATGTCTCTCCGGTTGCGGATTCTCGGGAATGTCCGCAAGTAGCTCGTCGGATATGGTGACCGGTGCAAAGCTACAAGGGAATGTGCACGGTGGACAGCAACCTGTATCTGGAGCAACGATTCAGCTTTACCAAGTGGGGACGACAGGTTACTCCAGTGCCGCCAAGCCGCTTCTTACGACGACAGTCACAAGCGACTCAAATGGAAACTTCAACCTTACCGGTGACTATTCCTGTGAGACGGGCGGGTATGTTTACCTCACAGCCTCGGGCGGCGACCCAGGCTCTGGAGCTAATAACGCTTTGGCGTTGATGACGGCGCTTGGTCCATGTGCCTCACTCACTTCGACCACGTACGTCTCCATCAATGAACTGACTACTGTTGCCGCAGCTTATGCGCTGGCTCAGTTTGGACGTCAGTCTACCTTTGGTACCACCCTTATTCAGAAGGCGGGGGCGGCAGCCAGTGGATCAACTGCCGCAACGGCGCCAGCAGATAATTTCTCGACCTCTGCGGCGAATATTCAGGGACTGGTGAACGCTATGAGTACGGCTAGCGTTCTTGTGAACCCGAACACAGGTGCTGCGCCGGGAAATAACTCCAACGGCACGGCCACGGTGGAGTATTGGACGCTGAATCTCCTGGCCGATATGCTCGCTTCGTGCGTG carries:
- a CDS encoding alpha-L-fucosidase; the encoded protein is MALHTTRRQLLAGVTLSLASRYLPAEPTERQLLQPFGALPSSRQLAWHKLETYAFLHFTVNTFTDREWGSGDEDPNLFSPTDFDADSIVLDLKRAGMKAVILTCKHHDGFCLWPTKTTEHSIRHSSWQDGKGDVVRDISVAARQHGLKFGVYVSPWDRNNAYYGKPEYLPIYRAQITELLSNYGPIFEIWFDGANGGDGYYGGAREKRLIDKATYYQWPTIVNIVRRLQPDAVIFGKTGDIRWIGNEKGIAANTCWATYGTPKVKGHQAEDIHASADTNLEPPNGVRFGDQWKPAECDVSIRPGWFYHLSEDDEVRTPDNLVDLYFESVGKGASLLLNFPSNRKGRIAPQDATSGAIFHERIEKMFSRNLAAEALLIPSNVRGQEKRYSAACLVDGNESSFWATDDNVHTPELIVQYNKPVEIAILRLREAIALGQRIAGVAVDRWQDDHWVPIAAATSIGPCRLIRLDQPVQTQRLRLRVTNSPVAIALSELGIYSLHDKELN